The DNA segment TAATCTCAATCCCCTCTACGCTAAAGCCCCTCTTGGCGAGGTATATCCCAAAGGTTCCAACGCCAGAGTACAGGTCGAGCACCCTCTCCCCATCAATGAGTTTGGCCACTTCCCTGACGAGGTGAACCGCCCCATAGCTGTTGGTCTGGAAAAAGCTGTTGGGATGTATGAGGTAGGTAGTGTCGTCGAGCCTTTCCCGTATAAACTCGGAGCCCCAGAACTTTTCCACATCGCCGTGGGAGACATCGCTCTTGGTCCTGTTAACGCTCCAGTAGACCGAGGTGGCGTAGTCGAAGTATTCCGGGAACTCCGCGGGAAGCTCGCCCTCCGAGGTGACGAGGTTCACCATAAGCTCTCCCGTGAACTTGCCCTCCCTGATGACTATGTACCTCAAAAATCCCTCGTTCCTGCGGATCTCATACAGGCTCGGTTTGAAGTCCTCTATGAAGTCCCTCAGGGAGTGGAGGACCTTCCGGCTGGAGTCGCCGAAGACGGGACACCCCTCAATATCGACAGCGTCCCACCACGTACCGCGCCGCCTGAAGCCGATGCCGTTTGTCGAAATAACAACATCAATGCGATTTCTGTGACCATATATCACCGGTGATGGGATAACATTGACATCAAAACCCAGAATTTGGGACAACTTGTCAGATTTGAACCTGCCCTGTTCATCGTAGGGAATGTGCTGGAGCAGGCAACCGCCGCATGTCCCGAAGTGGGGGCACCTCGGCTCAATCCGCATCGAAGAAGGCTTTATCACCTCAAAATCGGTCGCCACGAGGGTTCTCTTCTTCTTTCGCCATCTCCGTACTTCCACCTCGTCGCCAGGTGCCGTGAAGGGAACATGGACATCCCTCTTTCCAAGCCTCACAACTCCCAGTCCCTCGTTGTCAAGCCTCTCAACGACCCCGCGCATGATTCCCTCTTCAGCAGTCGCTTTATAAACCTGCCCTTGTACATGTGCCAATCATGTCCACAGAAGGTTTATGTAGGTGGTATGAGTAACTGAATATTGGTGCCCCTGATGTTCGGCAGGCGTAAGGACGTTGTTTATAAGGTTCTTGCCACCAAAAAGAGGGCCGTGGCGCTCCAGGCCCTGAGTGCCGAGCTTGAAACACCAATGCCCGCGGTTCTCAAGACCGTCAAACAGCTTGAATCCGACGGTCTGGTGGAGGTCTTCTACGGCCAGAACAAGGCTTCAATAATGGTCAGGGCAAAGACCATAGAGGATTTTATATAATTCCTCCAAGTCAATTTTTAAATAATGCACGGACGGAGGTTCAAACAGTGGTATCCGTGGTGATAACCGGCAGAGGCGGCGCTGGAAAGACGACGATGACCGCCAACCTAAGCACGTACTTCTCCAAGAGCGGGTACAGAACGCTCGTCATAGACGGCGACCTTTACCTGCCCAAACTTGCTTTCCATTTTGGAATATACAACCCGGTCTACAACCTCCACACCCTTCTGAAGAACCCAGACATGCGCGTTCTCAACGCCGTTTACCACGACATCAACACAGGAGTTGACGTGCTTCCGGGTAGCTCAAGGCTGTGCGATGTCATCGACCTCGACAGCAAGAGACTCAGGGACATCGTGAGGGAGATTTCGACGAGATACCAGCTGACGATAATAGACTCCCCAGTTGGCATACCATTCGACACCATATCTACCTTCAGACTGGCACAGTATCAGATTATTGTGCTGGAAATAGAGAGATCCCCCATACGCTCGGTTCATAAAATGATAGAAAATGAGGTAATCAAGCTCAAGGCTCTGGGTGAGGCCTACGGGCTGAGAGTGGGAGTGATAATAAACAAGGTCAGGGAGTCGTCCCGCAACATCGACGACGTTGTGGACTTCCTTGAGTACAGCGTTGATGTTCCGGTCGTTGGGATCATCCCCTACGACCCCAAGGTCCCAGAGGCGACGAATGTAGGGCGCCCGGTTCTGGAGTACGCGCCCCATGCGCCAGCATCAAAGGCAATCAGAGAAGCCGGTGATGTTCTGAACGGATGGATATTTGGAAAAGAGACGAAAAAGGACGGAGTGCTCCACAGACTTTATGAAGCCATAGTGTCATTTCTTCATTTCGGCAGAGTCCCTGCGGGCAAAAAGCTCTGAGACCGTGACAAGGGATATGAATCTGTACCTCTCTTCTATTCTCTCGCCTGCCCCCTCTTCCCTGTCAACGACCACGCTTATAGCGACTATCTCAGCTCCGGCCCTCTCCAGAACTTCAGCGGCTTTCAGGACACTCCCACCGGTCGTTGTGACGTCCTCGACGAGGAGTATCCTCTCGCCGGGCTTCACCTCTCCCTCGATCTGGCTCCCTGTGCCGTGTCCCTTGGGTTTTTTGCGGACTACGACTAGGGGCTTTCCGGTTTCAAGTGAAAGAGCGGTCGCTATCGGCACTGCCCCCAGCTCCGGGCCCGCAATCCTGTCGAACTCAATGCCAAGCTCTTTAACCTTTTTCGCCATCAGCCTCGCGATGAGTCTTAATGCTTTCGGATTCGTGGACAGTTTCTTGACGTTGATGTAGTAGTCGCTCTCTTTTCCGGAGGTCAGCACGAAGCGGCCGAAGAGTATCGCCCCCTCGGAGAAGAACGTATCAATGAGCTGATCCTTCATATCCTCCATTTTGAACACCTTGGTGTAAATTTCTTGGCAGTTCCAGGAGAAAATATACACTGGATTTAAAAAAGTTGACGTCAACGTTAATAAGGGAAATGGTGGAAAAAATACCATGCTCACGCCGGAGAAGGTCATCGAGTACTACTTCGGAATCATAACCGCAGTTGGCGGCCTTTCCGTTCTGCTGGCAGTCAAGTACACCCTCCAGAGGTGGCGCTCCTTCCCCGAGAGCGGCTGGAAGGTTCAATCCTTCGCCATCGGGGTGCTCGGCCTTATCTTGGCTTCAATCCTTGAGGCACCGTTTCTGTTTCTCGGTACGTGGATTGCACTGGCCTTTGCTGCCGGCATAATCGAGGAGTCTGTGAAGCTCCTGCCCCTGAAGTTCTTCGAGCGCTCTCAGGAGTGGGAGAGATGGAAGCTCGTCATTGGTACCGGACTGTTCCTGGGAGTTGTGGAGGGAATAATGTACACCGCCGGAATCTTCACCCTTAACCAGCCGGCTTATCTCGTCGGGGTCAGAATAGTCCTTATGGGACTGCACACCATCTGGGCAGCCATAACCGCCGGTTTCCTTCTCGGCGAAAGGGGATGGAAACGCTTCGCCGGATTACTGTTCTCAATGATCGCCCACACATTCTACGACCTCCCACCCCTGGCCATGGTGGACGGCTATTCCGGAACCGTTGTGGCTTATCTTGCCGGACTGTCGGCAGGTTTCCTCATCGTGACACCGCTAATGGCAAAAAGGGCCGCCGAGCTGGCAGGGAGGCTTGCTCCAAGGGAGGATGAAGGAAGGGGTGGAGTGCCGGAGAACATTGAAGAAACGGAGGAAATCAGCGCTTCGCCTTGAACCTCTCCTGGAACTCGTAGAGCTGGGCTATGCGCTCGATAGTGTCGGCCTCCTCGGGACTCTTGTCCTCCCTCAAAGCCACGTAGCGCGGGAAGCGGAGGGCAAAGCCGCTCTCGTACTTCGGACTCTTCTGTATCTCCTGGTAGGTGACCTGGATAACGACCTTCGGCTCTATCTCGACGAGCTTTCCTTCTTCACGGACTATGAGAGGCCTGAGCATCCTGGTGAACTCGGCCAGATCCTCGTCGGTGAAGCCACTCCCGACCTTTCCGACCGGGACGAACTCGCCGCTGTGCGGGTCGAAGGCCGCAACCAGGAAGGAGCCGAGGAGGTGTGCGCGCCTGCCTTCACCCCATTCGGCGCCGATTATGACGAGGTCAAGGTCCTCCATCGTGGGCTTTATCTTGAGCCACTTCTTGCCCCTGTTTCCGGGCTCGTAAACCGAATCCAGGCGCTTCGCCATCAGCCCCTCGTGGCCGAGCTCAAGGGCACGCTGATAGAACTCCTCCGCCTCGTCGGCGCTGGTGGTTACCAGCTGCTCCGCCAGCCTTATCCGCTCCCCCGGGGAAATTATCTCCTCCAGCTTCTTCCTGCGCTCGGAGAAGGGCGTGTCTATCAGCCCCTCACCGTCAACGTAGAGGACGTCGAAGAGGTTCAGCTCCAGCGGGATTTTCTCTATCATCTCCTCGATGTTGTACTTTCTCCTGAAGCGCCTAAGCACGTACTGGAAGGGCCTGGGCTTCCCGCCCTCGCCCACGGCAACGAGCTCGCCCTCCACGATGGCCCTTTCAGCTTTTACGCTCCCCAGGACAGCGTCAACGACCTCGGGGATGGATCTTGTCACGTTCTCCAGCCGGCGGGAGTAGATAACAACCCTGTCGCCGTCCTTGTGAACCTGGACGCGCGCGCCGTCGTACTTAATCTCAAACGCCGCCTTCCCACCCATTTCCACCAGGGCTTCCTTCACGCTCGCCGCGTTCTGGGCAAGCATCGGTCTTATGGGCTTGCCCACCTGAATCCTGACCTTTGAGAGGCCATCGTTGCCCTCAAGCTTGGCCACCTTCGCCACATATCCGAAGTCACTGGTGAGCATGTAGGCCCTCTCGACGAGCTCGGCCTTGACGCCGAAGGCGCTCGCTATGGCGTCCCTCATGAGTCCCTCGGCAACGCCGGTTCTCATCGTTCCAAGAACCGTTCTGGCGAGGTATTTGCCCTCCTCTGGTTGAGCATCCATGAAGAGGTTGGCTAGGTACTTCAGCTTTCTGTCCTGACTCCCCTGCCCGCTCGCCTCCGCTATCTTAACGAACGTGCCGTAAACGCGCTTTATCGTGAGGGGCTGGGAAAAGAAGCTCTTCTGCTTTTTCTTCTTCAGGGCTAAAGCGACGCTCTCTCCCAAATCACCGGTGTCCCTCACCGAGTTCTCTATCTCGCGCTCTGGAACGCCGGTTGCCATGGAGACGGCCTTTATGAGGAGCTTCTCGCCAACGCCGAGTTCTCTCTCATCCCAGTCTGGGAAGACCTTTCCGAGAATGAGGTAGGGGACTATCTCCAGGAGATCATCGGGGGTTCTCTTCAGAAAATCGGAGACGAACCTCGTCTTAAGGGTCTTGAGGGTCGTTTTTTCCAGGCGTCTGTAAAGGTCAGCGAGTTCGGCGTATTTCATCCTCACCACCTAGAAGGGAGTTATGGAACAGGGAGATAAAAGGGTTTAGCCGACCCACCTTCCCACCACGGGCCGGCCCTCATGGATTCCTGTCACATCGTAGGGCAGGTTGAGATCTGAGACCAAGCTTATGGCCTTCTCCACCTCGTCCTCCCGGAGAAGGGCAAAGAGCCCCCTTCCGAGCATTATCATGGAGCTGGGATTTCTAAGTACTCTGTCAAGCTCCCCCGCCAGCTCAAGGAGCTCACCGCTCAGGAGGCCGGTTCTCTCCGCGAACCCTCTCGCGAGGGACATCATTCTCTCAGGCCTTGGTTCCATGAGGAGCTTCTCAAGGGCTTTCCTTCCCTCGCGCTCTATGGTTCTCACGACATCGCCGTCTAGGACTTCCCTAGTTGAGAGCCTTCCAAGAGGCACCACGAGAACTTTGTATCCCTCAAAGAACAGGTTGTCAACGACGCCGACGCCAGGGCCGCCTGCCTTAACGCGAACCTCCATCCCGCCGGCGAGCTGGGCTATCACATCCCCAAGGCCGCCCCTGTTGAGAACCTCATACCTGTGCGCTGTCTGAGCGGCCCTAAGCCACGTCCCGCCGAAGGTGTAGCTTAACGTTAAGGCCGTTCCCAGAGCGCCGCCGGCGCTGTTGCCGAAGCCGTACCCGTTCGGAAAATCGAAGTACTGCCATATTTCAACATCTCCACGGAAATCCTCTGGAACGAGTTCATCCGCGACGGAGTAGCTTATGACTGCCCTTTTCTTCCCAACCGGCTCGCCGTTGAAGGCTATGTGTACGTGCCTCTCAAGGGAGCCCTCCTCGACGCTCGCGAAGACGTTGACACCCTTGTCGAGGTTCACGCCCGCCCCAAGGGAGCCGGCCTTGAGCGGGTCATCGTGAAAGGCTGGGACGAAGAAGGCCGTTATGTGAGCCGGAACGAAAGCCCTTACGAGCACTCTCTCACCTCCGAGAAAAGATGGGACTTTGCCTTTTAAAAGTGGCGAGAAAAGGAAGGGGAAAGCTCACTCTTCAACCACGTAGATTGGCACCTTTCCGTGCGGTATGCCGTACCTCTTGCCGTACCACTCGCTGAGGACGTACCATGCTCCAATGAGAAGCACTATTCCCGCGGGCAGGAGTATGATCCAGCTCCTGACTCCAAGACCAAAGAGGAGATAGAGCACGACGCCTATCGACGCAACGGTAAAGGCGTAGGGTATCTGCGTTGTTACGTGGTCTATGTGGTCGCTTCCGGAGAACATGGAACTCATAATCGTCGTATCGCTGATCGGGGAGCAGTGGTCACCGAATATCGAGCCGGTAAAAGTGGCTCCAATGGTTGCAAAGACTATCTCGTTGACGTGGCCGTTGGTTAGGGCAAGGCTGAGCTGAACTCCGAGCGGGACCATTATGGCAAAGGTTCCCCAGCTGGTTCCGGTCGTGAAGGCAACGAACATCGCCGCGAGGAACATTATGAGCGGCATCCAGGGGCCGAGGTTAGCTCCAGAACCCGTTGCGAGGTTGATGATGTAGGTGCCGGTTCCGACCGCATCTGCGGCCGTACCAAGGCTCCATGCAAGGACAAGGATGGTGTTGGCAAAGAGCATCTGCTTCATTCCCCTGACGACGGTGTCCTCCCACTCCTCAATGCTCATCTTCTTCCTTCCCAGGAGCATTATACTCGCCACGAGAACCATTGTAAAGCTTCCCCAGAGGAGAGCCGTTGCAGCGTCAGCCTCGCGGAAGGACTCGACGAAGCTGTAGTTGAGGAAGTTCACGCCAAATGGGTTCTCAAGCTCGGTCCACCATCCGAGGTCCTGGCTGTAGGCTTCGAGGTTCGCCGCCCCGGTATACCATAGGCCCATCATGGAGACGAAGACCAGCACGAGGATGGGTATCACGAAATCCCAGAGGCTGCCGCCTTCCTTGGGCATTCCGAGGTCTATCTCCGTCGTCATGAGCGGCTTCGCACCATCGCGGAGAACCTTTCCTTCCGTCCTTGCACGCATCTCCGCTTTGAGCATCGCCCCATAGTGCCTGTGGGTGTAGGCCACTATCAGAACCAGGAGAATCGCGAGTATCGAGTAGAACCTGAAGGGGACGCTTGAAAGCCAGGCATCGTAGGAGTTATACGCCACTTTCGCGGCATCGAATCCCTTTCCTATCATCGCCAGCTCGTAGCCTATCCACGTTGAGATTAGGGCAAGGCCCGCCACAGGTGCAGCTGTTGAGTCATCTATGTAGGCGAGCATCTCCCTCGAAACCCTCGTCCTGTCGGTTATTGGCCTCATGGTGTTGCCGACTATTATCGTGTTTGTGTAATCGTCGAAGAACACCAGCACACCCATAAGCCATCCTAAGACAGAAGCACCCCTGCTCGTCTTTACCTTCTTTGAGAGCGCCTTTGCGAGTGCGTGCACTCCTCCGGACTTGTATATCAGACCGACACCAGCTCCAATCAGGAAGTCGAAGATGAGTATCCTGGCGTTCCAGTCATCGGTGACGCTGCCCACTATCCACTCTAGGCTCTGAGTGGTTCCGGTCACTGGATTCCAGCCCGCAACCATGAGCCCACCAATCCAGACACCCGCAAACAGCGCCAAGACAACCCTCTTCGTCCATATCGCCAGTATAATAGCCACCAGTGGCGGCAGCAGAGACAGTATTCCGAAATCTGACATTTGCCCACCTCCAAAGGTATTTCACCAGGGAAACCTCGGGTTTCAATATAAATCTTCCGGAATGTCTTTTGCCATAATGACATTATTTTTGAAAATTCTGTTAGACATTTCCATACATTTGAACCAAATTTCCTGTGCCCTAGTGAATACTGGCGTACTCCTGCATTAATGAATACTCTCAAGTACAATAGTGCACACTAATCCCATAAAAATCTTTCCCAGAAAAAGCTTCAGAGCAGAGGCATTTGGGCTTGAAAAACACCAAGCAGGGATAGATTACTTGGAAGAGTAATTGAAAAGTGGGGGTAGTTTCATGGAGAACCGCCGATGAGTTCCATCAGTTTCTGGAAATCCTTCCTCAGCTCCTCCTTCAGAGGGGGACGGTATAGGGCCACTGCCGGATGATACATCGGCATTATGACGAATCTCCCGAAAAGGGTGTGTGTCTCGAAAGTTTTTCCGTGTATCTTGCTTATCGGCGCGGCTTCGAAGCCGAACTTCTCAAGGATATAGCGCATCGAGTGCCTGCCGAGCGGGACTATGACCTTCGGCCTGATGATGTCAATCTGTCTGTCAAGGTAGGGGGAGCAGGCCCTGATTTCCTCATCTGTGGGGTCGCGGTTTTCCGGGGGACGGCACTTCACGATGTTGGTGATGTAGACCTCGTCCCTGGTGAGGCCTATCTCAGCCAGAAGCTCATCGAGGACTTTACCGGCTCTCCCAACGAAGGGAAGGCCCTTTTGATCCTCCCAGTACCCCGGTGCCTCCCCAACGAACATGATTTTTGCATCGTAGCTTCCCGAACCGGGCACGGCGTTCGTTCTGAGCTGGCCGAGCGGGCACTTCTGGCACGCCCTAATCCGCTCTTCAAGCTTTCTCATTGCCTCTTCCCTGCCCATGAAAACACCTCATCTCTCGAGTGCGAGGGTCTTCTGGCTCAGGTAGGCTTTGAGGAACTCGACCCATGCCGTATAGTAGCCCTTCTCGTACTCGTCCCTGAACTCGTGTTCAAGGATGGATTCAAAGTGCCCAAGGAGCTTCTCGGCCTTTTCCCGGTCGTGCTCGTTTATCAGCTGGACTATGAGTGCATCCGTGTCGTTGTCCTTCAGGGCGCTCATGAACCCGTTTATTGCCTTCCCGTAGCCCCTGCCCCACTCATCGGAGCCGGCCATCTTCTGGAGCTTCTCCAGGTGCGCCTTTGCCTTTGTGAAGTCCCTCCTCAGCAGGGCGCGGAGGAACATTTCCATCCTCATTTCCCTCGCAGGCATCTCACCACCGCACTAAGTTTGAGGGTCTGTTTTTAACCTTACCTTTTTCCTCTCGGAAGCCCACACCCCATGGCATGTCAGCTCTCTACCCAAGTATGGGGCATAGATATGCAGGAAAATCTTCATATTTACGCAAAAGTTTTTATATCCTAAAGCGAAATAAAACCCAGCAAAAGGAGTGGAAATGAGGGGTGAATGGATATGGCAGAGAGCGTTGGTGAAGTGCCCAGC comes from the Thermococcus thioreducens genome and includes:
- the rlmD gene encoding 23S rRNA (uracil(1939)-C(5))-methyltransferase RlmD, producing the protein MRGVVERLDNEGLGVVRLGKRDVHVPFTAPGDEVEVRRWRKKKRTLVATDFEVIKPSSMRIEPRCPHFGTCGGCLLQHIPYDEQGRFKSDKLSQILGFDVNVIPSPVIYGHRNRIDVVISTNGIGFRRRGTWWDAVDIEGCPVFGDSSRKVLHSLRDFIEDFKPSLYEIRRNEGFLRYIVIREGKFTGELMVNLVTSEGELPAEFPEYFDYATSVYWSVNRTKSDVSHGDVEKFWGSEFIRERLDDTTYLIHPNSFFQTNSYGAVHLVREVAKLIDGERVLDLYSGVGTFGIYLAKRGFSVEGIEINPFAVEMANKNAQLNGVEATFKVGEDKDVENLSKYDTVIVDPPRAGLHPRLVRKFLKEGPQSIVYVSCNPKTLKDNLNALSERYTVESAVGLDMFPHTPHVETVVKLKLKV
- a CDS encoding helix-turn-helix domain-containing protein, whose amino-acid sequence is MFGRRKDVVYKVLATKKRAVALQALSAELETPMPAVLKTVKQLESDGLVEVFYGQNKASIMVRAKTIEDFI
- a CDS encoding MinD/ParA family ATP-binding protein; this encodes MVSVVITGRGGAGKTTMTANLSTYFSKSGYRTLVIDGDLYLPKLAFHFGIYNPVYNLHTLLKNPDMRVLNAVYHDINTGVDVLPGSSRLCDVIDLDSKRLRDIVREISTRYQLTIIDSPVGIPFDTISTFRLAQYQIIVLEIERSPIRSVHKMIENEVIKLKALGEAYGLRVGVIINKVRESSRNIDDVVDFLEYSVDVPVVGIIPYDPKVPEATNVGRPVLEYAPHAPASKAIREAGDVLNGWIFGKETKKDGVLHRLYEAIVSFLHFGRVPAGKKL
- the pyrE gene encoding orotate phosphoribosyltransferase, which translates into the protein MKDQLIDTFFSEGAILFGRFVLTSGKESDYYINVKKLSTNPKALRLIARLMAKKVKELGIEFDRIAGPELGAVPIATALSLETGKPLVVVRKKPKGHGTGSQIEGEVKPGERILLVEDVTTTGGSVLKAAEVLERAGAEIVAISVVVDREEGAGERIEERYRFISLVTVSELFARRDSAEMKK
- a CDS encoding PrsW family glutamic-type intramembrane protease encodes the protein MLTPEKVIEYYFGIITAVGGLSVLLAVKYTLQRWRSFPESGWKVQSFAIGVLGLILASILEAPFLFLGTWIALAFAAGIIEESVKLLPLKFFERSQEWERWKLVIGTGLFLGVVEGIMYTAGIFTLNQPAYLVGVRIVLMGLHTIWAAITAGFLLGERGWKRFAGLLFSMIAHTFYDLPPLAMVDGYSGTVVAYLAGLSAGFLIVTPLMAKRAAELAGRLAPREDEGRGGVPENIEETEEISASP
- a CDS encoding ATP-dependent DNA ligase; the encoded protein is MKYAELADLYRRLEKTTLKTLKTRFVSDFLKRTPDDLLEIVPYLILGKVFPDWDERELGVGEKLLIKAVSMATGVPEREIENSVRDTGDLGESVALALKKKKQKSFFSQPLTIKRVYGTFVKIAEASGQGSQDRKLKYLANLFMDAQPEEGKYLARTVLGTMRTGVAEGLMRDAIASAFGVKAELVERAYMLTSDFGYVAKVAKLEGNDGLSKVRIQVGKPIRPMLAQNAASVKEALVEMGGKAAFEIKYDGARVQVHKDGDRVVIYSRRLENVTRSIPEVVDAVLGSVKAERAIVEGELVAVGEGGKPRPFQYVLRRFRRKYNIEEMIEKIPLELNLFDVLYVDGEGLIDTPFSERRKKLEEIISPGERIRLAEQLVTTSADEAEEFYQRALELGHEGLMAKRLDSVYEPGNRGKKWLKIKPTMEDLDLVIIGAEWGEGRRAHLLGSFLVAAFDPHSGEFVPVGKVGSGFTDEDLAEFTRMLRPLIVREEGKLVEIEPKVVIQVTYQEIQKSPKYESGFALRFPRYVALREDKSPEEADTIERIAQLYEFQERFKAKR
- a CDS encoding pantoate kinase, which encodes MLVRAFVPAHITAFFVPAFHDDPLKAGSLGAGVNLDKGVNVFASVEEGSLERHVHIAFNGEPVGKKRAVISYSVADELVPEDFRGDVEIWQYFDFPNGYGFGNSAGGALGTALTLSYTFGGTWLRAAQTAHRYEVLNRGGLGDVIAQLAGGMEVRVKAGGPGVGVVDNLFFEGYKVLVVPLGRLSTREVLDGDVVRTIEREGRKALEKLLMEPRPERMMSLARGFAERTGLLSGELLELAGELDRVLRNPSSMIMLGRGLFALLREDEVEKAISLVSDLNLPYDVTGIHEGRPVVGRWVG
- a CDS encoding Na+/H+ antiporter NhaC family protein, with translation MSDFGILSLLPPLVAIILAIWTKRVVLALFAGVWIGGLMVAGWNPVTGTTQSLEWIVGSVTDDWNARILIFDFLIGAGVGLIYKSGGVHALAKALSKKVKTSRGASVLGWLMGVLVFFDDYTNTIIVGNTMRPITDRTRVSREMLAYIDDSTAAPVAGLALISTWIGYELAMIGKGFDAAKVAYNSYDAWLSSVPFRFYSILAILLVLIVAYTHRHYGAMLKAEMRARTEGKVLRDGAKPLMTTEIDLGMPKEGGSLWDFVIPILVLVFVSMMGLWYTGAANLEAYSQDLGWWTELENPFGVNFLNYSFVESFREADAATALLWGSFTMVLVASIMLLGRKKMSIEEWEDTVVRGMKQMLFANTILVLAWSLGTAADAVGTGTYIINLATGSGANLGPWMPLIMFLAAMFVAFTTGTSWGTFAIMVPLGVQLSLALTNGHVNEIVFATIGATFTGSIFGDHCSPISDTTIMSSMFSGSDHIDHVTTQIPYAFTVASIGVVLYLLFGLGVRSWIILLPAGIVLLIGAWYVLSEWYGKRYGIPHGKVPIYVVEE
- the udg gene encoding type-4 uracil-DNA glycosylase; translated protein: MGREEAMRKLEERIRACQKCPLGQLRTNAVPGSGSYDAKIMFVGEAPGYWEDQKGLPFVGRAGKVLDELLAEIGLTRDEVYITNIVKCRPPENRDPTDEEIRACSPYLDRQIDIIRPKVIVPLGRHSMRYILEKFGFEAAPISKIHGKTFETHTLFGRFVIMPMYHPAVALYRPPLKEELRKDFQKLMELIGGSP